TGCACTGAGGCAGAGGCATGAGCCCGGTCCATCGCGATCCCGGTACTCCGACGCAGGGTCGGATCCCGTTGGTAGATGACAACCCGGACAACATCGAGGTCGTGGCCGCTCGCCTGCGCTTCCGGGGTCACGAGGTCGAGGCCGCGAGCCGGGGAAGGAGCGCGCTCGAGCGGGTCCGCGAGCGGCCGCCGGACCTGATCCTGCTGGATGTCATGCTGCCCGACATCAGCGGCTACGAAGTAGCGCGCCGGATCAAGCACGACGCTTTCGGCCATCAGGCCGGCGACCGGGTGCTGCAGCAGCTCGCCCGCATCCTCCGGCAGAGCGCGCGCGAAATCGATAAATTGGGGCGCTACCGCGGTGAGGAATTCCTCACCGTGCTGCCGGACACGGATGTAGATGACGGCGCGATCTTCCTCGAGCGGGTCCGCCGCGCCGTCGGCCAGCACTGCTTCGCCATTGGCACCCCGGAGCCGCTCGCCATGACCGTGTCCGCAGGAGTGGCGAGCTACCCGCATCGCGGAGTGCAGGAGCCGGAAACACTGATCCGCTTTGCCGATGAAGCGCTGCATGCGGCGAAAGCAGCGGGGCGGAATCGGGTGGTGCAGCACGGGCAGGTGGAAGTCGGTTCCCCCAAGCAGGGTTAGTGGTAGAATTCACAAAAAACGGCAGCATCGGGACGTTCACGTCCACGAGTACCGTCACAGGTCTGAGGCGGAGCCTCGCTAGCTCTCAATCGATTCGCCCATGGATGGCACGCCTGTGAGCGCCCGTGACCTGGGGGCCGCCGCCCGGCGGGCCACCGAGCTGCGGCACCTCCTGACCGAAGCCATCTACCAGTACTACGTCCTCGACGCGCCCCGCCTCTCCGATGCGGAGTACGACCAGCTCATGCGCGAGCTGAAAG
This Gemmatimonadota bacterium DNA region includes the following protein-coding sequences:
- a CDS encoding diguanylate cyclase gives rise to the protein MSPVHRDPGTPTQGRIPLVDDNPDNIEVVAARLRFRGHEVEAASRGRSALERVRERPPDLILLDVMLPDISGYEVARRIKHDAFGHQAGDRVLQQLARILRQSAREIDKLGRYRGEEFLTVLPDTDVDDGAIFLERVRRAVGQHCFAIGTPEPLAMTVSAGVASYPHRGVQEPETLIRFADEALHAAKAAGRNRVVQHGQVEVGSPKQG